One stretch of Stigmatella aurantiaca DNA includes these proteins:
- a CDS encoding serine/threonine-protein kinase has translation MTEQVGKYQLIRKLATGGMAEVFLAKAAGPMGFEKTLVLKRILPHLAEEATFVEMFLSEAKLAAQLTHPNIVQIFDFGEADGAYFLAMEYIDGPHLRALVKGARTQGRPLSPVACARIISLACEGLAFAHDFADPQTGEPMGLIHRDISPDNILMSRQGAVKVVDFGIAKAASQSHHTQSGVIKGKLAYMPPEQVRAKTLDRRADVYALGVVLYELLTMRRPFESSSDAGLMQAILFEEPVPASQHRAGLPELLLGILGRALAKDREQRYPDCLAFQSDLEDFILSAGKPVTTQQLAQLVAQLTAGTGTPVPLQNTPRAKAPPSTTPVHTPVPASIPDLPSAAAWAEPPTLKTPRPLEPAAESRPPAPPKGPRKVAAAAPAVPPEAPPAPAMEAPEPRPRTRRWIPALAGGALLAAAAAILLGRAGTQAPPPPAITEVLPSKVTPPEAQPPQDEPPPVPSGDTQTPLHPVDTDPPPPGDTATPPLSGDNGPSDPKPVPDVGPSQGSGPSTPKDTKVKTKRQPAAPKPVQKGTLEFRVRPYATVFIDGKKVGDTPMPAVELPAGTHVVKLTNPDLAKTVTRTVLVKPQEPTILKVNLLEE, from the coding sequence GTGACGGAGCAAGTGGGGAAGTACCAGCTGATCCGCAAGCTCGCCACGGGGGGCATGGCCGAAGTCTTTCTCGCCAAGGCCGCCGGGCCCATGGGCTTTGAGAAGACGCTGGTGCTCAAGCGCATCCTCCCGCACCTCGCCGAGGAGGCCACCTTCGTCGAGATGTTCCTCTCCGAGGCGAAGCTGGCCGCGCAGCTCACCCACCCGAACATCGTTCAGATCTTCGACTTCGGTGAGGCCGACGGCGCCTACTTCCTCGCCATGGAGTACATCGACGGGCCGCACCTGCGCGCGCTCGTCAAGGGCGCCCGGACCCAGGGCCGTCCCCTGTCTCCCGTGGCCTGCGCCCGGATCATCTCCCTGGCCTGCGAGGGGCTCGCCTTCGCCCACGACTTTGCGGATCCGCAGACGGGCGAGCCCATGGGGCTCATCCACCGCGACATCAGCCCGGACAACATCCTGATGTCCCGCCAGGGCGCCGTGAAGGTGGTGGACTTCGGCATCGCCAAGGCCGCCAGCCAGAGCCACCACACCCAGAGCGGCGTCATCAAAGGCAAGCTGGCGTACATGCCGCCCGAGCAGGTCCGCGCCAAGACCCTGGACCGGCGCGCGGATGTGTATGCCCTGGGCGTCGTCCTCTACGAGCTGCTCACCATGCGCCGGCCGTTCGAGTCATCCTCCGACGCGGGCCTGATGCAGGCCATCCTCTTCGAGGAGCCGGTGCCCGCGAGCCAGCACCGCGCCGGGCTGCCGGAGCTCCTGCTCGGCATCCTCGGCCGGGCCCTCGCCAAGGACCGCGAGCAGCGCTACCCGGACTGTCTGGCCTTCCAGTCGGACCTGGAGGACTTCATCCTCTCGGCCGGCAAGCCCGTGACGACGCAGCAGCTCGCCCAGCTCGTGGCGCAGCTCACCGCAGGCACAGGCACCCCCGTTCCGCTTCAGAACACGCCGCGCGCCAAGGCCCCGCCCAGCACCACCCCCGTCCATACGCCCGTTCCCGCGAGCATCCCGGACCTCCCCTCGGCGGCCGCCTGGGCCGAGCCGCCCACGCTGAAGACGCCCCGGCCCTTGGAGCCCGCCGCCGAGAGCCGTCCCCCCGCGCCCCCGAAAGGCCCCCGGAAGGTGGCCGCCGCCGCCCCGGCGGTGCCCCCCGAGGCCCCGCCCGCTCCCGCCATGGAGGCCCCTGAGCCCCGCCCGCGGACGCGGCGGTGGATTCCCGCCCTCGCGGGAGGCGCCCTGCTCGCGGCCGCGGCCGCCATCCTCCTGGGACGGGCCGGGACGCAGGCCCCGCCCCCTCCGGCCATCACCGAGGTCCTGCCCTCCAAAGTCACTCCCCCGGAGGCACAGCCGCCGCAGGACGAACCCCCTCCAGTCCCCAGTGGGGACACGCAGACCCCACTGCATCCCGTGGACACGGATCCGCCGCCGCCCGGGGACACGGCCACGCCCCCTCTGTCCGGCGACAATGGGCCTTCTGACCCGAAGCCCGTCCCCGATGTTGGCCCCTCCCAGGGTTCCGGGCCGTCGACGCCCAAGGACACCAAGGTCAAGACGAAGCGTCAGCCGGCAGCGCCCAAGCCCGTGCAGAAGGGCACGCTGGAGTTCCGCGTGCGCCCCTACGCCACCGTCTTCATCGACGGAAAGAAGGTGGGGGACACCCCCATGCCCGCCGTGGAGCTGCCCGCGGGGACCCACGTCGTGAAGCTCACGAACCCGGACCTGGCCAAGACCGTCACGCGCACCGTGCTCGTGAAGCCCCAGGAGCCCACCATCCTCAAGGTCAATCTCCTCGAGGAATGA
- a CDS encoding tetratricopeptide repeat protein: MDGPLSSWWPRLFCLCWAVLGALFPMATQAQEDFQGALAEARRLYEELEYEQALVQLQWAKPRARTPEQEVALGLLEGIVLGDMGERGPSLAAFHAALLLDPEAKLPLKVAPKVARDFEEMRRRARADLLKKQPPVSAPSQEVPPSVSAPRQSLKPDLTPPPVRSPAPYAPVAETQARSGRRVLPWALAGAGAVALGVGTVFGLKSRASVSDARNGVFLDETRAHLEDARGSAGVANVLFGVAGAASAAALGTWLLAPGASSKAPVTEAP; encoded by the coding sequence ATGGATGGACCTCTCTCTTCGTGGTGGCCCCGGCTCTTCTGCCTCTGCTGGGCAGTTCTGGGCGCGCTCTTCCCGATGGCCACGCAGGCGCAGGAGGATTTCCAGGGCGCTTTGGCCGAGGCGCGGCGGCTCTACGAGGAGCTGGAGTATGAGCAAGCCTTGGTTCAGCTCCAGTGGGCCAAGCCTCGGGCCCGCACTCCGGAACAGGAAGTCGCCCTGGGGCTGCTGGAGGGCATTGTGCTGGGAGACATGGGCGAGCGGGGGCCGTCGCTGGCGGCGTTCCATGCGGCGCTCCTGTTGGATCCCGAGGCGAAGCTTCCGCTGAAGGTCGCGCCCAAGGTGGCGCGGGACTTCGAGGAGATGCGGCGGCGGGCGCGCGCGGACCTCCTGAAAAAGCAGCCTCCGGTCTCAGCTCCTTCGCAGGAGGTGCCCCCGTCCGTGTCCGCTCCGCGGCAGTCCCTCAAACCGGATCTCACCCCGCCGCCTGTCCGCAGTCCCGCGCCCTACGCCCCCGTGGCCGAGACCCAGGCCCGTTCGGGCAGACGGGTGCTTCCGTGGGCGCTGGCAGGCGCAGGGGCCGTGGCGTTGGGGGTGGGGACGGTGTTCGGCTTGAAATCGCGCGCCAGCGTGAGCGATGCGAGAAACGGGGTGTTCTTGGATGAGACACGCGCCCATTTGGAGGATGCGCGAGGAAGCGCGGGCGTGGCCAATGTCCTGTTCGGGGTCGCGGGGGCGGCTTCGGCGGCGGCCCTGGGGACCTGGCTGTTGGCGCCAGGAGCGTCCTCGAAGGCTCCTGTCACGGAGGCTCCCTGA
- a CDS encoding putative metal-binding motif-containing protein codes for MRGLSVWVALSGLLLSCTVPSLEEVISGKPLSCDAEHSCGEGRACAQGTCVDAPCEGPLIAVGYRGDLDGDGYAPSGAPYEIFCDGLPAGFVGQTGDCDDANAGRHPGALEVCDGQDNDCNGDTDDGVGASWYPDQDGDGFGDVNAASLIRCTQPSGYVQDHSDCLDSNAKVYPRKDFTETTCDEVDDDCDGVADDGFSMKGTTCADPCLGGTWVCAADKTGLVCAGAPPRESYYPDSDGDGAGDGSNGASGSKCPNENLPTGVVFNMDDCDDQDPYNRRGKTEVCDGRDNDCNSLADEKNVCMGKGWKPITTGLPANAFWNTVALGPNGRVWVAGVGATLAVRLQTGQSFTSVGCGNVNWNAAWVSPSSGNVSLGGEGGKFALHSGSSCMSERTLYSSSVAAVTGRMESDTLRLYAVNVFGMLYALVPAQDQVNQLFDKDPGAFFGIHALDDTSLLLVGSTNEFAVASAYPYIASHPGTGGQDKLKEHTLTGIPSDYRGALRAVWMVSPRLAYAVGDKGLVLKWDGQQTWARIAPPSYSADADYTSVTVLDPYSVYITDTEGRVLLLKPGGWALTPLYDGPHPLRDIAVNAADDIWAVGDNGLVIHFAE; via the coding sequence ATGCGCGGTCTTTCCGTATGGGTGGCGTTGAGCGGTCTCCTCTTGAGCTGCACCGTGCCCAGCCTGGAGGAGGTGATCTCGGGAAAACCCCTCTCCTGCGATGCGGAGCATTCTTGCGGCGAGGGACGTGCCTGCGCGCAAGGCACGTGCGTGGACGCACCGTGCGAGGGTCCCCTCATCGCCGTGGGATACCGGGGGGACCTGGATGGGGATGGCTACGCGCCCAGTGGAGCCCCGTATGAGATTTTCTGTGACGGTCTTCCTGCCGGTTTCGTGGGGCAAACAGGGGATTGTGACGATGCCAACGCGGGCAGGCATCCGGGGGCCTTGGAAGTGTGTGACGGCCAGGACAACGACTGCAATGGGGACACCGATGATGGCGTGGGCGCGAGCTGGTATCCCGACCAGGATGGCGATGGCTTCGGAGACGTGAACGCCGCGTCCCTCATCCGATGTACGCAGCCCTCCGGGTACGTGCAGGACCACTCGGATTGTCTCGACTCGAACGCGAAGGTCTATCCGCGCAAGGACTTCACCGAGACGACGTGCGACGAGGTGGATGACGACTGCGACGGTGTCGCGGACGACGGTTTCTCCATGAAAGGAACAACCTGCGCTGACCCGTGTTTAGGTGGGACATGGGTTTGCGCTGCCGACAAGACGGGACTGGTCTGCGCCGGGGCACCGCCCAGGGAGTCCTACTACCCGGACAGCGATGGTGACGGAGCGGGCGACGGAAGCAATGGAGCCTCTGGCTCAAAGTGCCCCAATGAGAATCTTCCCACGGGAGTGGTTTTCAACATGGACGATTGCGACGACCAAGATCCCTACAACAGGCGAGGAAAGACCGAGGTCTGTGACGGCAGGGATAACGATTGCAACAGTCTTGCGGATGAAAAAAATGTTTGCATGGGCAAGGGATGGAAGCCCATTACCACTGGCCTTCCCGCCAACGCTTTCTGGAATACCGTAGCGCTGGGGCCCAATGGGCGTGTCTGGGTGGCCGGAGTGGGAGCCACTCTGGCCGTTCGACTTCAGACTGGTCAGTCTTTCACATCCGTGGGTTGCGGCAATGTCAACTGGAATGCCGCATGGGTATCTCCCAGCTCTGGCAACGTTTCCCTTGGCGGCGAAGGAGGAAAGTTTGCACTGCACAGCGGCTCTTCGTGCATGAGCGAACGAACGCTCTACAGTAGCTCGGTGGCTGCGGTCACCGGTCGCATGGAATCAGACACGCTACGGCTCTATGCCGTGAACGTGTTCGGCATGCTGTACGCCTTGGTGCCCGCCCAAGACCAAGTCAATCAACTCTTCGACAAGGACCCCGGAGCATTTTTTGGAATTCACGCGCTCGACGACACCTCTCTGCTGCTCGTTGGGAGCACCAACGAATTCGCGGTTGCTTCGGCCTATCCCTATATTGCCAGCCACCCCGGCACTGGTGGTCAGGATAAGCTCAAGGAGCACACCCTGACCGGCATTCCCTCAGATTACAGAGGCGCCTTGCGTGCGGTGTGGATGGTCTCTCCGAGACTAGCCTATGCCGTGGGGGACAAAGGGCTCGTCCTGAAATGGGATGGTCAGCAGACCTGGGCACGCATCGCGCCCCCTTCGTACAGCGCTGATGCGGACTACACGAGCGTGACGGTGCTGGACCCCTACTCGGTTTACATTACCGACACCGAAGGGCGCGTTCTCCTCCTCAAGCCGGGTGGCTGGGCTCTCACTCCGCTCTATGACGGCCCCCACCCTCTGCGGGACATCGCTGTGAACGCGGCGGATGACATCTGGGCCGTGGGTGACAATGGCCTGGTGATTCACTTCGCCGAGTAA
- a CDS encoding PQQ-binding-like beta-propeller repeat protein: MRGFTGGMVVLGLVVGCSVPGLGELGGCVSDEDCGPSGVCTQINGGGLCRKKPDVFDPSECSNACLAYEACTTEGCLPRFSAVTIKEPSSGASLNGGTIPIVVELTEKYVTETEWPVLVFTATRKDGSPAGSIPTPTRNGNQYTALWTMPNLDEEVTVTAAYAGASPSATVVVDVDTLAPTFTLGFSTPPIREQGDTGAQAAQQDPTAGYESAFRRDETVTVTVSSNDNTVTQAQLTVVGIGLGGTPGRTEASVTVDMQPRTSCPGGQPVCGEKAVDLAVPEMSDFRGTMVFRAKGQDRAGNEGQSAELPLRVTRWKWAFDAAGRIEGTPALGNQGLIYFGTNSGSRFGKTYGVDWAGSKKWVFDSGDVTGSVAVGALKGIEEYVYVAARGASNSWLYALNNSGTEKARCTYAGSIEGPSAIAVETVGGLETATTVYNSSQVRIGSLSPESTPARCLEITSPSVPRAIAGAVVVKDQNVFYGTSNATLTSYDISTGANTARPGWPQSFPVASPGLAVAGENIYVGAGSVGAPSQGGLAKISVNGGSVETLFPASGGARVFNVSIDGGDTAYFGAETSSSKDLRSLQLGIGTPSAVVSSGVGILRGAPVVGRGGNLYTVNTDGEVRAWTPGSATPLWGTKIEPGAGEATNISPTLDCLRDASGQAVTSSRLGVLYVTAETKVHAFIVDSPGLDPDAPWPKYQHDARNTGNPATPILRCP, from the coding sequence ATGCGCGGGTTCACGGGAGGGATGGTGGTGCTGGGGCTCGTGGTGGGGTGCTCCGTGCCGGGCCTCGGGGAGCTGGGTGGGTGTGTTTCAGATGAAGACTGCGGCCCCAGCGGTGTGTGTACGCAAATCAACGGAGGAGGTCTCTGCCGCAAGAAGCCGGACGTCTTTGACCCCAGCGAGTGCTCGAATGCCTGCCTCGCGTATGAGGCGTGCACGACGGAGGGCTGTCTGCCGCGCTTCTCGGCGGTGACCATCAAAGAGCCCTCCAGTGGTGCATCGCTGAATGGCGGAACCATTCCCATCGTCGTGGAATTGACGGAGAAGTACGTCACGGAGACGGAGTGGCCCGTGCTCGTTTTCACGGCCACACGGAAGGATGGAAGCCCTGCGGGCTCGATTCCCACCCCCACGCGCAATGGCAATCAGTACACGGCGCTGTGGACGATGCCGAACCTGGATGAAGAAGTCACCGTGACGGCGGCCTACGCGGGGGCGAGCCCGAGTGCCACAGTCGTCGTCGATGTGGATACCTTGGCCCCCACGTTCACCCTGGGCTTCTCCACCCCGCCCATTCGGGAGCAAGGGGACACAGGTGCACAAGCAGCGCAGCAGGACCCCACAGCAGGATATGAAAGTGCATTCCGCAGGGATGAAACTGTCACGGTAACGGTCTCCTCCAACGATAACACGGTGACACAGGCTCAATTAACAGTGGTCGGAATTGGGCTTGGCGGAACGCCTGGCCGGACCGAAGCCTCCGTCACGGTTGACATGCAGCCGAGGACCTCGTGCCCAGGCGGCCAGCCCGTCTGTGGCGAGAAGGCCGTGGACCTTGCCGTTCCGGAGATGAGTGACTTTAGAGGGACCATGGTGTTCCGGGCCAAAGGCCAGGACCGTGCTGGCAACGAAGGACAGTCGGCCGAGTTGCCGCTCCGGGTCACGCGCTGGAAGTGGGCCTTCGATGCCGCCGGAAGAATTGAAGGAACCCCTGCGCTCGGCAACCAAGGACTCATTTACTTCGGGACGAACTCAGGTTCGAGGTTCGGCAAAACATATGGAGTCGACTGGGCGGGTAGTAAGAAATGGGTGTTCGACTCGGGGGATGTCACAGGCAGCGTTGCGGTCGGTGCTCTGAAAGGTATTGAAGAGTACGTATACGTTGCTGCGAGGGGGGCGAGTAATTCGTGGCTCTACGCGCTGAATAACAGTGGTACGGAAAAGGCGAGGTGCACCTACGCAGGAAGCATAGAGGGCCCGAGCGCGATTGCCGTGGAAACCGTAGGCGGTTTGGAAACAGCAACTACTGTCTACAACAGTTCTCAGGTGCGTATTGGGAGTTTGAGCCCTGAGAGCACCCCTGCCAGGTGTTTGGAAATTACGTCGCCCTCGGTTCCGCGCGCAATCGCGGGTGCCGTTGTCGTGAAGGACCAAAATGTCTTCTACGGGACCTCAAATGCCACGCTCACCAGTTATGACATCTCAACAGGAGCTAATACGGCGCGGCCTGGGTGGCCACAGAGTTTCCCGGTCGCAAGTCCTGGATTGGCAGTAGCGGGTGAGAATATTTACGTCGGAGCAGGCTCCGTTGGTGCTCCTTCTCAGGGCGGGCTTGCCAAAATATCCGTGAACGGTGGCAGTGTGGAGACGCTCTTTCCCGCGAGTGGTGGCGCGCGCGTGTTCAATGTCTCGATTGATGGCGGGGATACCGCATATTTCGGTGCGGAGACCAGTTCGAGCAAAGACCTCCGCTCCCTTCAACTTGGGATTGGAACCCCCTCGGCAGTGGTCAGTTCGGGGGTGGGTATTCTGAGAGGCGCCCCGGTTGTGGGCCGTGGTGGGAACCTCTACACGGTGAATACCGATGGTGAAGTGAGGGCGTGGACACCCGGTTCGGCGACTCCTCTGTGGGGAACCAAGATCGAGCCGGGGGCGGGAGAGGCGACAAACATCTCCCCTACCCTCGATTGTCTGCGCGATGCCTCGGGCCAGGCCGTGACAAGCTCCCGCTTGGGCGTCCTGTACGTCACCGCAGAGACCAAGGTTCACGCCTTCATCGTGGACAGTCCGGGCCTGGACCCCGACGCGCCCTGGCCCAAGTACCAACATGACGCGCGCAACACCGGCAATCCTGCTACTCCCATCCTCCGCTGCCCCTAG
- a CDS encoding sulfite oxidase produces the protein MGPGVEWEQLSSKDRQADERQELVTVKHEPFNAETPPAALASARTPTASFFVRSNYAEPELSRATHTVAVEGAVAHPFTLKVAELARGPLRTLPVTLECAGNGRTSMTPLPVGEPWQQGALGTAVWGGVPLAQVLQQAGVKPGAVELLVEGADGEGSRRFARALPMAKALHPDTLLALEMNGAPLTRAHGAPVRLLVPGWYGMASVKWVTRLEVLTRPFEGYYQRERYIYDTQDGAPAEPVTRMQVKSLITSPAEGARVAPGPVVVQGMAWSGERRVVRVEVAVNGGDSWQAATLLETPRPSAWVRWAFTWEGAKAGRHTLRARATDEAGDTQPERAPWNRLGYGNNAVQVRVVEVG, from the coding sequence ATGGGACCAGGGGTGGAGTGGGAGCAGCTGTCCTCGAAGGACAGGCAGGCAGACGAGCGCCAGGAGCTGGTGACCGTCAAACATGAGCCCTTCAACGCGGAGACGCCCCCGGCGGCCCTGGCCTCGGCCCGGACGCCCACCGCCTCCTTCTTTGTCCGCAGCAACTACGCGGAGCCGGAGCTGTCCCGGGCCACGCACACGGTGGCGGTGGAGGGGGCGGTGGCGCACCCCTTCACGCTGAAGGTGGCGGAGCTGGCGCGCGGGCCGCTGCGCACGCTGCCCGTCACCCTGGAGTGCGCGGGCAACGGGCGCACCTCCATGACGCCCCTGCCGGTGGGCGAGCCCTGGCAGCAGGGCGCCCTGGGCACGGCGGTGTGGGGCGGGGTGCCCCTGGCCCAGGTGCTCCAGCAGGCCGGCGTGAAGCCGGGCGCCGTCGAGCTCCTCGTGGAGGGGGCGGACGGGGAGGGGAGCCGGCGCTTCGCACGGGCGCTGCCCATGGCCAAGGCGCTGCACCCGGACACGCTGCTGGCGCTGGAGATGAACGGGGCGCCGCTCACCCGGGCGCACGGCGCGCCGGTGCGGCTGCTGGTGCCCGGCTGGTACGGCATGGCGAGCGTGAAGTGGGTGACGCGGCTGGAGGTGCTCACGCGCCCCTTCGAGGGCTACTACCAGCGCGAGCGCTACATCTACGACACGCAGGACGGGGCGCCCGCCGAGCCGGTGACGCGCATGCAGGTGAAGTCCCTCATCACCTCTCCGGCGGAAGGGGCGCGGGTGGCGCCGGGCCCGGTGGTGGTGCAGGGCATGGCCTGGAGCGGCGAGCGCCGGGTGGTGCGGGTGGAGGTGGCGGTGAACGGGGGCGACAGCTGGCAGGCGGCCACGCTGCTGGAGACGCCGAGGCCCTCGGCCTGGGTTCGCTGGGCCTTCACCTGGGAGGGGGCGAAGGCGGGGCGCCATACGCTCCGGGCCCGGGCCACCGACGAGGCGGGCGATACCCAGCCCGAACGGGCGCCGTGGAACCGGCTGGGCTACGGGAACAACGCGGTGCAGGTGCGGGTGGTGGAGGTGGGCTGA
- a CDS encoding acyl-CoA carboxylase subunit beta, translating into MTLETDPFRVRLQQMEKQAERGGGTNRIAKQHEAGKLTARERIDLLLDPGSFCELDKFVTHRLHDFGMGDKKILGDGVVTGYGTVEGRQVFVFAQDFTVFGGSLSGAYARKICKIMDMATRVGAPIIGLNDSGGARIQEGVESMAGYADIFLRNTLASGVVPQLSVIMGPCAGGASYSPAITDFIFMVKGTSYMFLTGPDVVKTVTHEEVTKEALGGALMHNQKSGVAHFAADNDPAVIQMTRELLSFLPSNNQEDPPVQPCDDDVFRAEELLKTIVPSNPNKPYDIKDIIRAIVDHKHFFEVQEHFARNIVIGFARMNGRPVGIVATQPAVLAGCLDIDASVKAARFVRFCDCFNIPLVTLVDVPGFLPGTDQEWGGIITHGAKLLYAYAEATVPKVTLITRKAYGGAYDVMASKHIRADINYAYPTAEIAVMGPEGAVNIIFRNELATAEDPTSERTQRVNEYREKFANPYKAAELGYIDEVIRPEETRAKIIRALEMLKNKRQENLPRKHGNIPL; encoded by the coding sequence ATGACGCTCGAGACGGATCCCTTTCGCGTACGGCTCCAGCAGATGGAGAAGCAGGCGGAGCGAGGCGGGGGCACCAACCGCATTGCCAAGCAGCACGAGGCGGGCAAGCTCACCGCGCGCGAGCGCATCGACTTGCTGTTGGATCCCGGCTCCTTCTGCGAGCTGGACAAGTTCGTCACCCACCGCCTGCATGACTTTGGCATGGGCGACAAGAAGATCCTCGGCGACGGCGTCGTCACCGGCTACGGCACCGTGGAGGGCCGGCAGGTGTTCGTCTTCGCCCAGGACTTCACCGTCTTCGGCGGCTCGCTGTCCGGCGCCTACGCGCGCAAAATCTGCAAGATCATGGACATGGCCACCCGCGTGGGCGCGCCCATCATCGGCCTGAACGACTCGGGCGGCGCGCGCATCCAGGAGGGCGTGGAGAGCATGGCCGGCTACGCGGACATCTTCCTGCGCAATACGTTGGCCTCGGGCGTGGTGCCCCAGCTGTCCGTCATCATGGGGCCGTGCGCGGGCGGTGCGTCCTACTCGCCCGCAATCACGGACTTCATCTTCATGGTGAAGGGCACCTCCTACATGTTCTTGACCGGCCCGGACGTCGTCAAGACGGTGACGCACGAGGAGGTGACGAAGGAGGCGCTGGGCGGCGCGCTCATGCACAACCAGAAGTCCGGCGTGGCGCACTTCGCCGCGGACAATGACCCCGCCGTCATTCAGATGACGCGCGAGCTGCTCTCGTTCCTGCCCTCCAACAACCAGGAGGACCCGCCCGTCCAGCCGTGTGACGACGACGTGTTCCGCGCCGAGGAGCTGCTCAAGACCATTGTCCCGAGCAACCCGAACAAGCCCTACGACATCAAGGACATCATCCGGGCCATCGTCGACCACAAGCACTTCTTCGAGGTGCAGGAGCACTTCGCCCGGAACATCGTCATTGGCTTCGCGCGCATGAATGGCCGGCCCGTGGGCATCGTCGCCACCCAGCCCGCGGTGCTCGCCGGCTGCCTGGACATCGATGCCTCGGTGAAGGCGGCGCGCTTCGTGCGCTTCTGCGACTGCTTCAACATCCCGCTCGTCACGCTGGTGGATGTGCCCGGCTTCCTGCCCGGCACGGACCAGGAGTGGGGCGGCATCATCACCCACGGCGCCAAGCTGCTCTATGCCTACGCCGAGGCCACGGTGCCCAAGGTGACGCTGATTACCCGCAAGGCGTACGGCGGGGCATATGACGTCATGGCCTCCAAGCACATCCGCGCGGACATCAACTACGCCTACCCCACCGCGGAGATCGCCGTGATGGGGCCCGAGGGCGCGGTGAACATCATCTTCCGCAACGAGCTGGCCACCGCGGAGGACCCCACCTCCGAGCGCACCCAGCGGGTCAATGAGTACCGGGAGAAGTTCGCCAATCCCTACAAGGCGGCGGAGCTGGGCTACATCGACGAGGTGATCCGCCCCGAGGAGACGCGCGCGAAAATCATCCGGGCGCTGGAGATGCTCAAGAACAAGCGGCAGGAGAACCTGCCGCGCAAGCACGGCAACATTCCCCTGTAG